The Bubalus bubalis isolate 160015118507 breed Murrah chromosome 16, NDDB_SH_1, whole genome shotgun sequence genome window below encodes:
- the LOC112579598 gene encoding olfactory receptor 1038-like: MIEENITRVMEFILLGFSVQREIEILLFLLILVVYSLTLVGNIGLISVIRLDPHLHTPMYFFLSNLAFVDFCYSSSIAPKFLEALLTKHRSISPYACATQLGFFLNFLVLETFLLAVMAYDRYLAICNPLLYMVSMSQKVCMQLVAGPYLYSFSVAFLHTVVTFRLIYCGPNAINHFYCDDVPLMALACSDTSLKEILIFIFAGFNMISSLTTVLISYLYIVAAILRIQSAEGRCKAFSTCGSHLTAVTVFYGTLIFMYLQPKSNHSLDTNKMASVFYTIVIPMLNPMIYSLRNQEVKNALRKAFEKCYFLSLINIRM, encoded by the coding sequence ATGATTGAAGAGAATATTACCAGGGTGATGGAATtcattcttttgggtttttcagtCCAGAGGGAGATTgaaatccttctctttcttctcattttagtgGTATATTCTCTGACTCTGGTGGGAAACATTGGCCTGATTTCCGTAATCCGGTTGGATCCTCACCTTCACACacccatgtatttttttctcagtaatcTGGCATTTGTGGACTTTTGTTACTCCTCATCAATAGCCCCAAAGTTCCTGGAGGCCCTCCTGACCAAGCACAGGTCCATATCTCCCTATGCATGTGCGACACAGCTGGGCTTTTTCCTAAACTTCTTGGTTTTGGAGACGTTCCTTCTTGCAGTAATGGCTTATGACCGCTATCTGGCCATCTGCAATCCTCTTCTCTACATGGTGAGCATGTCCCAAAAGGTGTGCATGCAACTGGTCGCAGGCCCTTACTTATACAgcttttctgttgctttcctccaCACAGTTGTTACTTTTCGATTGATCTACTGTGGCCCCAATGCTATTAATCACTTCTATTGTGATGATGTCCCTTTGATGGCCCTTGCATGCTCAGACACCAGCCTCAAAGAGatcttgatttttatctttgctgGATTCAACATGATCAGCTCTTTGACCACGGTCCTTATTTCTTACCTATACATTGTGGCTGCCATCCTGAGAATCCAGTCTGCAGAAGGGAGGTGCAAAGCATTCTCAACCTGTGGTTCTCATCTGACTGCTGTCACTGTATTCTACGGGACTCTGATCTTCATGTATCTGCAGCCCAAATCAAACCATTCCCTTGACACCAACAAAATGGCCTCTGTCTTCTACACAATAGTCATTCCTATGTTGAATCCCAtgatctacagcctgaggaaccaAGAGGTAAAAAATGCCTTGaggaaagcctttgaaaaatgttattttctgtctctaataAACATTAGAATGTAA
- the LOC123465017 gene encoding olfactory receptor 5M9-like, whose translation MRQQVYNLDIHNVSMSSDIMKAKPKFTDVTEFVLLALTSHQEVQVLFFVVFLVVYMITLIGNIGMIILISISLQLQSPTYFFLSHLSFVDVWFSSNVTLKMLENLLSKTISYVGCLVQCYFFTPLVHMEVYILAVMAFDCYMAICNPLLYGSKMSRTVCDHLISVTYIYGFSVSLICTLWTYGLCFCGNFEINHFYWADPPLIKTACGGVHIKECTMIVIAGINFTHSLSVVLISYTLSRAAMLHMRSANGRRKAFSTVTMFYRTLLFMYLRRPTEESVEQGKMVAVFYTTVIPMLNPMIYSLRNKDVKEAVNKAIVKANLRQ comes from the exons ATGAGGCAACAAGTTTACAACTTGGACATCCATAATGTTTCTATGTCTTCTgatataa TGAAGGCAAAGCCAAAGTTCACAGATGTGACAGAATTTGTTCTTCTGGCGTTGACCAGTCATCAGGAGGTTCAAGTTCTCTTTTTTGTGGTGTTTCTAGTAGTTTACATGATCACTCTGATAGGGAACATTGGTATGATTATTTTGATCAGCATCAGTCTCCAGCTTCAGAGCCCCACGTACTTTTTCTTGAGTCATTTGTCTTTTGTGGATGTGTGGTTCTCTTCCAATGTCACTCTGAAGATGCTGGAAAACTTACTATCAAAAACCATTTCCTATGTGGGGTGTTTGGTGCAGTGTTACTTCTTCACACCCCTTGTCCACATGGAAGTATATATCTTGGCTGTGATGGCCTTTGATTGCTACATGGCCATCTGCAACCCTCTGCTTTATGGCAGTAAAATGTCCAGGACTGTCTGTGATCATCTCATCTCTGTGACGTACATCTATGGGTTCTCTGTCAGCCTAATCTGCACGCTGTGGACATATGGCCTGTGCTTCTGTGGAAACTTTGAAATCAACCACTTCTACTGGGCTGACCCTCCTCTTATCAAGACTGCCTGTGGAGGGGTCCACATTAAAGAATGCACCATGATTGTTATTGCTGGGATTAATTTCACACATTCCCTCTCAGTGGTTCTCATTTCCTATACCCTCAGCAGAGCAGCCATGCTGCACATGCGCTCTGCCAATGGCAGGAGGAAGGCATTCTCCACTGTTACAATGTTTTATAGGACTCTCCTCTTCATGTATCTCAGGAGGCCCACTGAAGAGTCTGTGGAGCAGGGGAAGATGGTGGCTGTGTTTTACACCACAGTGATTCCCATGCTGAATCCCATGATCTACAGTTTGAGGAACAAAGATGTGAAAGAAGCAGTCAACAAAGCAATCGTCAAGGCAAACTTGAGGCAGTGA